The Solanum lycopersicum chromosome 9, SLM_r2.1 genome window below encodes:
- the LOC101253223 gene encoding protein FLX-like 1 isoform X1, which yields MTRRKCRHAPYTDDSRRRFAPPEAQPQPHLQLQLRIHPSDLIDDREVAQQREIEKLLQENRSLAGAHVSLNQELSAIQHELRLLSSTAATVKTERDAEVREVYDEARKKESDVCILDELRVDLARVRSDIQNLVDDRKELTAKLQNMEEDLVKVGSELQQFPVIKAEMESMRKEVQRGRAAIDYEKKMHTSNLEYSQAMEKHKITLASEIEKLHAELANAEKRARAAAAAAAPSNLNHQISAATPNFTYSANYGNPETGYGENLYPAPYAVHQVQGSADANTQYVGGHH from the exons ATGACGAGACGAAAATGCCGCCACGCCCCTTATACAGATGATTCTCGCCGCCGTTTTGCACCACCGGAAGCCCAACCCCAACCCCATCTCCAACTCCAACTCCGTATTCACCCGTCAGACTTAATTGATGATCGGGAAGTTGCTCAGCAACGCGAGATTGAAAAATTGCTCCAGGAAAACCGCAGCCTAGCGGGCGCACACGTCTCTCTTAACCAGGAGCTCTCCGCCATCCAGCACGAGCTCCGTCTTCTCTCTTCCACAGCCGCAACCGTCAAGACCGAAAGGGATGCTGAAGTCCGTGAGGTTTACGACGAGGCACGGAAGAAGGAGTCTGATGTTTGTATACTCGATGAGCTTAGAGTAGATTTGGCTCGGGTTAGGAGTGATATTCAGAACCTAGTTGACGACCGTAAAGAGCTCACTGCCAAATTGCAGAACATGGAGGAAGATCTCGTCAAAGTTGGTTCCGAGTTACAGCAGTTTCCCGTAATCAAGGCCGAAATGGAGTCCATGCGTAAGGAAGTTCAACGAGGAAG GGCTGCTATCGACTATGAAAAAAAGATGCACACCAGCAACCTTGAATATAGTCAAGCAATGGAGAAACATAAGATTACTCTGGCTTCTGAAATTGAGAAACTACATGCTGAGCTTGCAAATGCAGAGAAGAGGGCAAGGGCAGCAGCAGCTGCAGCGGCTCCAAGTAATTTAAATCACCAGATTTCTGCAGCAACTCCGA ATTTTACATATTCTGCCAATTATGGAAATCCTGAAACAGGATATGGAGAGAATCTGTACCCTGCGCCTTATGCTGTACATCAG GTTCAGGGTAGTGCTGATGCAAATACCCAATATGTTGGTGGACATCACTAG
- the LOC101253223 gene encoding protein FLX-like 1 isoform X2: MTRRKCRHAPYTDDSRRRFAPPEAQPQPHLQLQLRIHPSDLIDDREVAQQREIEKLLQENRSLAGAHVSLNQELSAIQHELRLLSSTAATVKTERDAEVREVYDEARKKESDVCILDELRVDLARVRSDIQNLVDDRKELTAKLQNMEEDLVKVGSELQQFPVIKAEMESMRKEVQRGRAAIDYEKKMHTSNLEYSQAMEKHKITLASEIEKLHAELANAEKRARAAAAAAAPSNLNHQISAATPNFTYSANYGNPETGYGENLYPAPYAVHQVHKDP; encoded by the exons ATGACGAGACGAAAATGCCGCCACGCCCCTTATACAGATGATTCTCGCCGCCGTTTTGCACCACCGGAAGCCCAACCCCAACCCCATCTCCAACTCCAACTCCGTATTCACCCGTCAGACTTAATTGATGATCGGGAAGTTGCTCAGCAACGCGAGATTGAAAAATTGCTCCAGGAAAACCGCAGCCTAGCGGGCGCACACGTCTCTCTTAACCAGGAGCTCTCCGCCATCCAGCACGAGCTCCGTCTTCTCTCTTCCACAGCCGCAACCGTCAAGACCGAAAGGGATGCTGAAGTCCGTGAGGTTTACGACGAGGCACGGAAGAAGGAGTCTGATGTTTGTATACTCGATGAGCTTAGAGTAGATTTGGCTCGGGTTAGGAGTGATATTCAGAACCTAGTTGACGACCGTAAAGAGCTCACTGCCAAATTGCAGAACATGGAGGAAGATCTCGTCAAAGTTGGTTCCGAGTTACAGCAGTTTCCCGTAATCAAGGCCGAAATGGAGTCCATGCGTAAGGAAGTTCAACGAGGAAG GGCTGCTATCGACTATGAAAAAAAGATGCACACCAGCAACCTTGAATATAGTCAAGCAATGGAGAAACATAAGATTACTCTGGCTTCTGAAATTGAGAAACTACATGCTGAGCTTGCAAATGCAGAGAAGAGGGCAAGGGCAGCAGCAGCTGCAGCGGCTCCAAGTAATTTAAATCACCAGATTTCTGCAGCAACTCCGA ATTTTACATATTCTGCCAATTATGGAAATCCTGAAACAGGATATGGAGAGAATCTGTACCCTGCGCCTTATGCTGTACATCAG GTTCATAAAGATCCATAA